One part of the Triplophysa rosa linkage group LG5, Trosa_1v2, whole genome shotgun sequence genome encodes these proteins:
- the atp1a2a gene encoding sodium/potassium-transporting ATPase subunit alpha-2, whose product MGKGYGHEGSPEAAPAGEKRKKKEKDLNELKKEVSLDDHKLSLDEISARYGVDLTTGLTQKRAMEILARDGPNTLTPPPTTPEWVKFCKQLFGGFSILLWIGAILCFLAYSIQAATADEPVNDNLYLGVVLSAVVIVTGCFSYYQEAKSSRIMESFKNMVPQQAMVIRDGAKLEINAEEVVQGDLVEIKGGDRIPADLRIISSSGCKVDNSSLTGESEPQTRSPQSTHENPLETRNICFFSTNCVEGTAHGIVINTGDHTVMGRIASLASGLEVGQTPINREIEHFIHIITGVAIFLGVSFFILSIILGYSWLEAVIFLIGIIVANVPEGLLATVTVCLTLTAKRMARKNCLVKNLEAVETLGSTSTICSDKTGTLTQNRMTVAHMWFDNQILEADTTEDQSGCGFDKSSPTWFSLSRVAGLCNRAIFKPGQDDIPVRKRDTSGDASESALLKCVELSSGSVETLRQNNPKVAEIPFNSTNKYQLSVHESEDSPTGHLLVMKGAPERILDMCSTIMISGQELPLDDNLKDAFQGAYIELGGLGERVLGFCHLYLSTSQFPSGFAFDTDNVNFPINQLCFLGLMSMIDPPRAAVPDAVGKCRSAGIKVIMVTGDHPITAKAIAKGVGIISEGNETVEDIAERLNIPLSQVNPRDAKACVVHGSDLKDMSSEYLDDVLRHHTEIVFARTSPQQKLIIVEGCQRQGAIVAVTGDGVNDSPALKKADIGVAMGIAGSDVSKQAADMILLDDNFASIVTGVEEGRLIFDNLKKSIAYTLTSNIPEITPFLLFIIASVPLPLGTVTILCIDLGTDMVPAISLAYESAESDIMKRQPRNPKTDKLVNERLISMAYGQIGMIQALGGFFTYFVIMAENGFLPSWLLGIRLDWDDRTVNDLEDAYGQQWTYEQRKVIEFTCHTSFFISIVVVQWADLIICKTRRNSVFQQGMTNRILLFGLFTETALAAFLSYCPGMDIALRMYPLKIMWWFCAFPYSLLIFVYDEIRKLILRRNPGGWVEKETYY is encoded by the exons TACGGACATGAAGGCAGCCCTGAGGCTGCTCCAGCGggagaaaagagaaagaagaaagaGAAGGATTTAAAtgagctgaagaaagaggtgtCGCTG GATGATCATAAACTGTCTCTAGATGAGATTAGCGCTCGCTATGGAGTTGACCTCACCACA GGTTTGACCCAAAAGAGAGCGATGGAAATTCTGGCACGCGATGGTCCGAATACACTTACTCCGCCGCCTACCACACCAGAGTGGGTGAAGTTCTGTAAGCAGCTGTTTGGCGGTTTCTCTATCCTGCTGTGGATCGGTGCCATCCTGTGCTTTCTTGCGTACAGTATTCAAGCGGCCACCGCGGATGAACCCGTCAATGACAAC TTGTATCTGGGTGTGGTGCTTTCCGCTGTGGTCATCGTCACTGGCTGCTTTTCCTATTATCAAGAAGCCAAAAGTTCCCGGATCATGGAGTCTTTTAAAAACATGGTGCCTCAG CAAGCTATGGTGATCCGTGATGGAGCGAAACTTGAGATCAATGCAGAGGAGGTGGTTCAGGGAGACCTGGTGGAGATCAAGGGTGGAGACAGAATCCCAGCAGACCTTCGGATCATCTCCTCCAGCGGATGCAAG GTGGATAACTCCTCTCTCACGGGAGAATCAGAACCTCAGACCCGCTCTCCACAAAGCACACATGAAAATCCCCTGGAGACCAGAAACATCTGCTTCTTCTCCACCAACTGTGTGGAAG gtaCAGCCCATGGTATAGTCATCAACACAGGCGATCACACAGTGATGGGCCGCATTGCGTCTTTAGCCTCAGGTCTGGAAGTGGGTCAGACCCCCATCAACAGGGAGATCGAGCACTTCATTCACATCATCACGGGCGTGGCCATCTTCCTAGGCGTGTCATTCTTCATCCTGTCTATCATCCTGGGCTACAGCTGGTTGGAGGCCGTCATTTTTCTTATCGGCATCATCGTTGCCAATGTCCCTGAAGGGCTGCTCGCCACTGTTACT GTGTGTTTGACTCTAACAGCCAAGCGTATGGCTCGTAAGAACTGCCTGGTGAAGAATCTTGAAGCCGTTGAGACTCTGGGTTCCACATCCACCATCTGCTCCGATAAAACTGGAACTCTGACTCAGAACCGCATGACTGTTGCTCACATGTGGTTCGACAACCAGATCCTTGAGGCTGATACTACTGAGGACCAATCAG GCTGTGGGTTCGATAAAAGCTCTCCAACTTGGTTCTCCCTATCCCGAGTGGCAGGGCTCTGTAACCGTGCTATCTTCAAACCTGGACAAGACGACATACCTGTTCGCAAG aggGACACATCAGGTGACGCATCAGAATCTGCTCTACTAAAGTGTGTTGAGCTCTCATCCGGCAGTGTTGAAACACTCAGACAAAACAACCCTAAAGTAGCGGAAATCCCGTTCAACTCAACCAACAAATACCAG cTGTCTGTTCATGAGTCGGAGGACAGTCCCACTGGGCATCTGCTTGTGATGAAGGGAGCACCGGAGAGAATTCTGGACAT GTGCAGTACCATCATGATCAGTGGTCAAGAATTACCACTGGACGACAACTTGAAAGACGCATTTCAAGGAGCCTACATTGAGTTGGGTGGACTGGGCGAGAGAGTTCTGG GTTTCTGTCACCTATATCTTTCGACCTCTCAGTTTCCAAGTGGATTTGCGTTTGATACTGATAATGTGAATTTCCCCATCAATCAGCTCTGTTTTCTGGGCTTAATGTCTATGATCGATCCTCCCCGAGCCGCAGTACCAGACGCTGTGGGCAAATGCCGCTCTGCTGGCATTAAG GTTATCATGGTAACGGGTGACCATCCCATAACAGCCAAGGCCATCGCTAAAGGTGTCGGCATCATCTCGGAGGGCAATGAGACGGTGGAAGATATTGCAGAGAGACTTAATATACCTCTGAGCCAAGTCAACCCACG agacgCTAAGGCTTGTGTGGTTCATGGTTCAGACCTGAAGGACATGAGCTCTGAATATCTGGACGATGTTCTGAGGCACCACACGGAGATTGTGTTTGCCCGCACTTCACCTCAACAAAAACTCATAATCGTGGAGGGCTGCCAGAGACAG GGTGCTATAGTGGCAGTGACAGGTGATGGGGTGAATGACTCTCCCGCTTTGAAGAAGGCTGACATTGGTGTTGCCATGGGAATCGCGGGCTCAGACGTCTCCAAGCAGGCTGCTGACATGATCCTGCTGGACGACAACTTTGCCTCAATTGTTACTGGAGTGGAggaag GTCGCCTGATTTTTGATAACCTGAAAAAGTCAATTGCGTACACACTTACCAGTAACATCCCTGAGATCACACCCTTCCTGCTCTTCATCATCGCCAGCGTGCCGTTGCCCCTGGGCACCGTCACCATCCTCTGCATCGACCTGGGCACTGACATG GTTCCTGCAATCTCTCTGGCATACGAGTCTGCAGAGAGTGATATTATGAAGCGTCAGCCCCGAAACCCTAAAACTGACAAACTGGTGAATGAGAGGCTCATCAGCATGGCTTACGGGCAAATCG gtATGATCCAGGCACTTGGAGGTTTCTTTACCTATTTTGTGATCATGGCTGAGAATGGTTTCTTGCCCTCATGGCTGTTGGGGATTCGGCTGGACTGGGATGATCGTACAGTGAACGACCTAGAAGATGCCTATGGACAGCAATGG ACTTACGAGCAGCGCAAGGTCATTGAGTTCACCTGTCACACCTCATTCTTCATCAGCATTGTCGTGGTGCAGTGGGCTGACCTCATCATCTGCAAGACGCGAAGGAACTCCGTCTTCCAGCAGGGCATGAC GAATAGGATTCTCCTTTTTGGCCTGTTTACAGAGACAGCTCTGGCAGCCTTCCTGTCCTATTGTCCTGGTATGGACATTGCCCTTAGGATGTACCCACTCAA GATTATGTGGTGGTTCTGTGCTTTCCCGTACAGTCTCCTAATCTTTGTGTATGACGAGATCCGTAAATTAATCCTGCGCCGAAATCCTGGAG gttggGTGGAAAAAGAGACC